CAACATAAAATAATATTGGATTTAGATGTTAATTATGGAGAAAGGCAGGGAAAATGCTGGAAAGAATGCCCAAAAATATAAAAAAGGCGTATATTGTTTCGATTTTTATTATGATATTTCTTGTTATTATGGGAATATTTTTTAATTGTGTGGAACTTTATTTTGGATATTTAGTCGGAGCCATTATTTCTCTAATAAATATAAATTTACTTGTAAATGGAGTGCATAAAATTCTCTATTTTCAGAACAATCCAAAGTTTAGGGGAAATTTTGAATATTTAAAACGAATGGCTATATTTTGCCTTGGAATGTTTATTGTTGGGAAAGTTAGTCAAAAATATTTTGAAAGTCATGTTTTAACAAATATTGCAGCAACAGGAGCTGGAGCATTAAATTTTAAAATTGCATATTTATTGTGTCATTTTAAAGAAAAACTTTTTTTCAGTAAAAAATAGTAATTAAAAATTATTTAAAATAAATTTAGTATTAAACTTGAAAAATGAAAAAAGTGTAGTATAATTAGAATGAAAATATTTACTAAAAAAAATTGAAAAGAGGTAAAAAAATGGCACAAAGAATTATTTTGAACGAAATTTCGTATCATGGTTTTGGAGCAATAAACCATATCCCAGAGGAAGTTAAGAAAAACAAATTCAAAAAAGCTCTTATATGTACAGACAAGGGGCTTTTAGAATTTGGTGGAGTTTCAAAAATTACAGATTTGCTGGATAAGGAAAATTTAGCTTATGAAGTTTTTTCTGATATTCAGCCAAATCCGACTATTGAAAATGTAAAAGATGGTGTTGAAAAGTACAAATCTGCAGGTGCTAACTACATTATCGCAATTGGTGGAGGCTCACCAATGGATACTGCAAAAGCAGTTGCCATTATTATCAACAATCCAGAATTTTCTGATGTAAGAAGCCTTGAAGGTGTTGCAGACACTAAAAATAAATGTGTACCAATTATCGCTGTTGCGACAACAGCTGGAACTGCTGCAGAAGTTACAATTAACTATGTAATCACAGATGTTGAAAAAGACAGAAAATTTGTCTGCGTTGATCCGCATGATTTACCAATTGTGGCAATTGTTGACCCTGGAATGATGACAAGCATGCCAAAAGAACTTACCGCTGCAACTGGATTAGACGCTTTAACTCATGCGATTGAAGGATTTACAACAAAAGCCGCTTGGGAAATGACTGACATGTTCCATTTAAAAGCCATTGAACTAATTGCAAAATATTTGAGAAGCGCTGTAAATAATGAACCTGAAGGACGTGAAAAAATGGCACTTGCTTCATATTTAGCTGGAATGGGATTCTCAAATGTAGGACTTGGAATTGTACACTCAATGGCACATCCGCTAGGAGCATTTTATGGTACTCCACATGGAATTGCAAACGCAATAATTCTTCCAACTGTAATGGAATACAATGCTGAATTTACTGGAGAAAAATTTAAAGCTATCGCAAAAGCATTCGGTGTAAAACATACAAGAACAATGTCACCAGAAGAATATAGAAAAGCTGCAGTTGATAAAGTAAGAGAACTGGCAAGCGATGTTGGAATTCCAAACAACCTAAAAGGAATTATGGATATAAAGGATTTGGACTTTATTGCTGAATCTGCATTAAATGACGTTTGTACAGGTGGAAATCCACGGGACACAAATTTAGAAGATATAAAAGAATTATATAAGAAATTATTATAATTTTTAAAATTATATAAATTGTATAAAAAATTTTCTTTTAATTTTTATGTTTTTGTTTTTTTAAGCAAAGGGGAACAGTCGCCATCCCCTTTGCAATCCTGGCTTGTCTAAGCATTTTTTTGAAATAAAAATGAAACTCGCTCCGTATTACTTCGCTCAAACAATCATTTTCATTCCAAAAAAATCACGACGTTTTCAATTTAACTACAATAATTGTATCAGATATAAAAGCGAATATTTAATCAAAATATAAAAATTAAGAGAAGTTAAAAAATATATTCTAAAGTTTTTTATTTATACAAATTCTCAACATATTCACTTCTTCTTCCATTTTCATCATAAACAAAAATTGGCATTTCAATAGAAAATCCTTTCTTTGCATCCTTTATTGCTTCCAAAAGGCAAATTTTTGAATTTTCATTCCATTTTGTGTAGCAGTTTTTCATTCGTTTTGGCTCTAAATTATATTTTTGTAAAAGTGATAGAACTTCTACTAGACGTTCGCTTCGGAATACAATTGAGAAACTTCCCATATTTTTTAATAAATAAGAAGAAATTTTTATTATTTCTTCAAGTGTTAAATTAATATTATGTCTTGCGTTTGCCAGTTGTTCCAAATTGTTTGTCTGGGAAATGTCGCCGGTAAATTCAAAATATGGGGGATTTGTAACGATGGTGTCAAATTCGTCACGGTTAAAAATATTTTTATAATTTTTTATATTTTCGTTTATTATTTTAACCTGATTTTGAAATTTATTGCCATTAATATTTCTTATGGCAATTTCCGCCATTGTTTCTTGTAATTCTATACCTGTAATTTGAGCTTTTGACCGCTGTGCCAGAAGTAATGCGATAATTCCGCAGCCAGTCCCAATATCAAGGATTTTTTTAGTTTTTCGATTAATTTTTACAAAGTCTGCAAGCAAGACAGAATCAAGTGTAAAGTTTTGAAAGTCATTTCGTTGAATAACTTTCATATTTTTTATTGGGGTAACTGTTTCTTCTCCGTTTTTTTTCATAAAATGTAACTCCTTTTTCTTTATTATACTAATACTATTCCCTATTTAAATAGCGAATATTTGGTAAATTTTGTAAAATATCTTAATATTGTAATTTATGACAAAAATAAAAGCGGAAAATAATTCCCGCAATTAAAATTTTTAAATTCACACATATTTATTATAATTCTCCAGCGTAGTTATGATGAACTTTTTGAACATCATCGTCATTTTCCAGAGTGTCAATTAATTTTTTAAGTTTTTGCAAATCCTCTTCGCCAAGAGTATCAACTTCGATAGATGGCAAATATTGAATATCTGCTTCCAGCAATGTGTATCCTGCGTTTCTTAAAGCATCTGCTACTGTATCAAAGTTAGATGGTTCAGTTGTGATATAAAAACTGTCTTCCAGAGTTTCCATATCTTCCATTCCAGATTCAAGTGCTACTTCCATTAATGCTTCCTCATCAATATCATCAGTTTTTTCAATAATAATCTCACCTTTTCTTCCAAACATATACGAAACTGATCCAGAAACACCAAGATTTCCGCCATTTCTATCAAAAGCTACTTTTACAGATGAAGCAGTTCTATTTTTATTATCAGTAAGAGCCTCTACGATGATAGCAACTCCTGCTGGTCCGTATCCTTCGTAATTTAACGTTTCAAAAGCTGTCGAACCGTCAGTTCCTGCTCCTTTCTTGATTGCCCTGTTAATATTGTCGTTAGGCATATTAATCGCTTTTGCTTTTTCGATTGCGTGTTTTAGGGCTACGTTAAATTCAGGATTTTCTCCGCCTCTTGCTGCCACTGTTATAAGTCTAACAAGTTTTGTGAATGATGCGGCTCTTTTTTTGTCCTGTGCTTCCTTACGCCCTGCTATTGTACCATGTCTTCCCATTTTTTCCTCCTAAATTAATTATATGAAAATTATATCATAAAAAAAAAGTCTAATCAATGGGGAAATTAAAGGAATTTTTGATAAGAAAAAAATTATTGGGTATATTGTCAAATTAAAATGTGAAAAAAAGTAAAAATAAATTTGCCAAATATGAAAAAATAATGTAAAATATAACTAAATAATAATACAGTTAAAAGGATGTGATCTTGATGAAAAAAACAATTATGTTTTCTATATTAGGTATCTTGCTGTTTTCATTAGCAAGCTGCGCCTCTTTTGAAAATCTTGAGAGAGAAAGACAGGAAAGAGGGGAAAAATGTAGAAACGGTGATGCAGGAAACTGGAGATACTGTGATTACATAAATAACGCCGCCAAAAAATAGGATTATCTGAAAATAATATAGAGCCGTTGAAAAGAGAGAATCTTCAGACCAGCTCTATTTTTTTGTGGAAAATATTTCCTAAAAAATGGTAAATTTTGAAAAATAATAGGAAAAAGAATAAAAATTATGCTACAATGTCTGTATCAAATAAATTTTTAACAAAGAACTTTTAGAGGAGAAAAATATGGAACAAACTGAAACATTAATAAAAATTAATAATCTTGTTACAAGTTTTCGGATAAAAGATGAATATTTTCCCGCTGTGGATAATGTTTCGCTGGAACTTAGAAGAAATGAGATACTTGCGATAGTGGGGGAGTCAGGATGTGGAAAAAGTACGCTTGCAACTTCTATTATTGGACTGCATAATCCGATTAATACGAAATTGACAGGGGAAATCAATTTTGAAGGGAAAAACTTGGTAGAAATTGATGAAGAAGAATACAATAAAATTAGAGGAAATAAAATTGGCATGATATTTCAGGATCCTCTATCGGCTTTAAATCCACTTATGAGAATAGGAGAACAAATTGAGGAGGGAATGATTTATCATACAAAATTGTCCAAAACCGAAAGAGAAGCCAGAATGCTGGAATTACTAGAGAAT
This is a stretch of genomic DNA from Leptotrichia hofstadii. It encodes these proteins:
- a CDS encoding tRNA1(Val) (adenine(37)-N6)-methyltransferase — translated: MKKNGEETVTPIKNMKVIQRNDFQNFTLDSVLLADFVKINRKTKKILDIGTGCGIIALLLAQRSKAQITGIELQETMAEIAIRNINGNKFQNQVKIINENIKNYKNIFNRDEFDTIVTNPPYFEFTGDISQTNNLEQLANARHNINLTLEEIIKISSYLLKNMGSFSIVFRSERLVEVLSLLQKYNLEPKRMKNCYTKWNENSKICLLEAIKDAKKGFSIEMPIFVYDENGRRSEYVENLYK
- the fucO gene encoding lactaldehyde reductase, giving the protein MAQRIILNEISYHGFGAINHIPEEVKKNKFKKALICTDKGLLEFGGVSKITDLLDKENLAYEVFSDIQPNPTIENVKDGVEKYKSAGANYIIAIGGGSPMDTAKAVAIIINNPEFSDVRSLEGVADTKNKCVPIIAVATTAGTAAEVTINYVITDVEKDRKFVCVDPHDLPIVAIVDPGMMTSMPKELTAATGLDALTHAIEGFTTKAAWEMTDMFHLKAIELIAKYLRSAVNNEPEGREKMALASYLAGMGFSNVGLGIVHSMAHPLGAFYGTPHGIANAIILPTVMEYNAEFTGEKFKAIAKAFGVKHTRTMSPEEYRKAAVDKVRELASDVGIPNNLKGIMDIKDLDFIAESALNDVCTGGNPRDTNLEDIKELYKKLL
- a CDS encoding YebC/PmpR family DNA-binding transcriptional regulator codes for the protein MGRHGTIAGRKEAQDKKRAASFTKLVRLITVAARGGENPEFNVALKHAIEKAKAINMPNDNINRAIKKGAGTDGSTAFETLNYEGYGPAGVAIIVEALTDNKNRTASSVKVAFDRNGGNLGVSGSVSYMFGRKGEIIIEKTDDIDEEALMEVALESGMEDMETLEDSFYITTEPSNFDTVADALRNAGYTLLEADIQYLPSIEVDTLGEEDLQKLKKLIDTLENDDDVQKVHHNYAGEL